From one Novosphingobium sp. genomic stretch:
- a CDS encoding anti-sigma factor, giving the protein MTSVTEEEIMAYVDGELDEAARGRVTLAALADLDLADRIAAQRALRERLQAHFAPVTEEPVPAAWVESIRQATGGTKGGAQIVSLAAVRAEKAPPRRRWPAWAPAGAAMAACLAIGVFVGAQWREGDDSSPFVSRNGALVASGDLRKALDTQLASARDGATVRMLGTFHRQGGDLCRAFAGAQASGIACREGGLWQMQHVLPGSRQAASAYRQAGSSDAELMGIAQGMAVGDPLDAAQERAAQARGWR; this is encoded by the coding sequence ATGACGAGCGTCACCGAAGAAGAGATCATGGCCTATGTCGACGGCGAGCTGGATGAGGCGGCGCGCGGCCGGGTGACTCTGGCGGCGCTGGCCGATCTCGATCTGGCCGACCGGATTGCGGCGCAGCGCGCCCTGCGTGAACGCTTGCAGGCCCATTTCGCCCCCGTGACCGAGGAGCCCGTGCCCGCCGCATGGGTGGAGAGCATCCGTCAGGCGACCGGCGGCACCAAAGGCGGCGCCCAGATCGTCAGCCTGGCTGCGGTCCGGGCCGAGAAGGCGCCGCCGCGCAGGCGCTGGCCCGCATGGGCCCCAGCGGGGGCGGCGATGGCGGCCTGTCTGGCCATCGGCGTCTTTGTCGGGGCGCAGTGGCGCGAGGGCGACGACAGCAGCCCCTTTGTCAGCCGCAACGGGGCTCTGGTGGCCTCGGGCGATCTGCGCAAGGCGCTCGATACGCAACTGGCTTCGGCGCGGGATGGTGCCACGGTGCGAATGCTGGGCACGTTCCATCGGCAGGGCGGCGATCTGTGCCGTGCCTTTGCCGGGGCGCAGGCCTCGGGGATCGCTTGCCGGGAAGGCGGTCTGTGGCAGATGCAGCATGTGCTGCCCGGCAGCCGGCAGGCCGCCAGTGCCTATCGTCAGGCCGGATCCTCCGACGCCGAGCTGATGGGCATCGCCCAGGGCATGGCCGTGGGCGATCCGCTCGATGCCGCTCAGGAACGCGCGGCGCAGGCCAGGGGCTGGCGCTGA
- a CDS encoding S8 family serine peptidase — MLNPRHAPRLLTALMLLALTGSAQAQVGLPGGLRPNVGAGVGGSVSGALDRLDNTLGEVTRPATQLVSDARQLADARLERLGDFLRSHRATVEADDTGQPARVHEVLLLSPDAAALASAQAAGYALVEQGDLDGLGIAYARLATPTGTSLTAALRQLRHLLPGKEISADQLHFPGGSTHAGGSDPQPSAAMPHGGTVGIIDGGTLPGPRIVAQTGFAQGGPRPNAHAQAIASLLAGAGTARIYVADVYGGDPAGGNALAIARALAWMAGKTVPVVSISLVGPSNPLLSRAVAAVQAKGMIVTAAVGNDGAAAPPAFPASYEGVVAVTGVDGQGRVLFEAGRASHLDYAAPGADMTATGLSGKAEKLRGTSFAAPLVAARIAALGQGGGAPRAILQRADAEAVKARNTGHGVLCGTCRKGL, encoded by the coding sequence ATGTTGAACCCGCGACACGCGCCGCGCCTGCTGACCGCCCTGATGCTGCTGGCGCTGACCGGCAGCGCCCAGGCGCAGGTCGGGCTGCCCGGCGGTCTGCGCCCCAATGTGGGGGCAGGCGTCGGCGGCAGTGTGAGCGGCGCGCTGGACCGGCTGGACAACACGCTGGGCGAGGTGACCCGCCCCGCCACCCAGCTTGTGAGCGATGCGCGCCAACTGGCCGATGCGCGGCTGGAGCGGCTGGGCGATTTCCTGCGCAGCCACCGCGCCACGGTCGAGGCCGATGACACCGGCCAGCCCGCCCGCGTGCATGAGGTGCTGCTGCTCTCCCCCGATGCCGCCGCGCTGGCCAGTGCTCAGGCAGCGGGATACGCGCTGGTCGAGCAGGGGGATCTCGACGGGCTGGGCATTGCCTATGCCCGCCTTGCCACGCCGACGGGAACCAGCCTGACCGCGGCGCTGCGGCAGTTGCGCCATCTGCTGCCGGGAAAGGAGATCAGCGCGGATCAGCTCCATTTCCCCGGCGGCAGCACCCATGCGGGCGGGAGCGATCCTCAACCCTCCGCCGCGATGCCGCACGGTGGCACGGTGGGCATCATCGATGGCGGCACGCTGCCGGGGCCGCGCATCGTGGCTCAGACCGGTTTTGCTCAGGGCGGGCCGCGTCCCAATGCCCATGCTCAGGCGATTGCCTCGCTGCTGGCAGGCGCGGGCACGGCGCGGATCTATGTCGCCGATGTCTATGGCGGCGATCCGGCGGGCGGCAATGCGCTGGCCATCGCGCGGGCGCTGGCATGGATGGCGGGCAAGACGGTGCCGGTGGTCTCGATCAGCCTGGTCGGCCCCAGCAATCCGCTGCTGTCCAGAGCGGTCGCCGCCGTGCAGGCCAAGGGCATGATCGTCACCGCCGCCGTGGGCAATGATGGCGCCGCCGCGCCGCCCGCCTTTCCGGCCTCCTACGAGGGCGTGGTGGCGGTGACCGGGGTCGACGGGCAGGGCCGCGTGCTGTTCGAGGCCGGACGGGCCAGCCATCTCGACTATGCCGCGCCCGGCGCCGACATGACCGCCACCGGGCTGAGCGGCAAGGCGGAGAAGCTGCGCGGCACCTCCTTTGCGGCCCCTCTGGTGGCGGCGCGCATCGCGGCGCTGGGGCAGGGGGGCGGGGCGCCCCGCGCGATCCTGCAGCGCGCCGATGCCGAGGCCGTCAAAGCCAGAAACACCGGCCATGGCGTGCTGTGCGGCACCTGCCGCAAGGGGCTGTGA
- a CDS encoding glycosyltransferase family 1 protein, with protein sequence MKIAIATDAWFPQVNGVVRTLAATVAELHRRGHEVELITPERFLTVALPGYSQIRVAISPRFSARRMLDGFAPDLVHIATEGPIGWSARGWCQARNVPFTTAFHTRFPEYLSVRTGISAERFWPIMQRFHAPSKGVMVATPSLARELAGRGIGPTRPWSRGIDPELFSPVGDTLPELADLPRPILLNVGRVAPEKNLEAFLNLDTPGTKVVAGDGPALGEMQRLYPDVVFLGALAGERLAQAYRAADVFVFPSRTDTFGLVIIEALACGLPVASYPVSGPLDILGEQGRGVEHDFPATVAALDEDLGVAVGRALRLDRQAAGVFGSRFTWPRATDQFLAAIEQAASDHREQNRTRPRTQAASDHAGAIPETI encoded by the coding sequence ATCAAGATCGCCATCGCCACCGATGCCTGGTTCCCGCAGGTCAATGGCGTGGTCCGCACGCTGGCCGCCACCGTCGCCGAACTGCACCGGCGCGGACATGAGGTGGAGCTGATCACCCCCGAACGCTTCCTGACCGTGGCGCTGCCCGGCTACAGCCAGATCCGCGTCGCGATTTCGCCGCGCTTCTCGGCGCGGCGCATGCTCGACGGTTTCGCACCCGATCTGGTGCATATCGCCACCGAAGGCCCCATCGGCTGGAGCGCGCGCGGCTGGTGTCAGGCGCGCAATGTGCCCTTCACCACCGCCTTCCACACCCGCTTCCCCGAATATCTCTCGGTGCGCACCGGCATCAGCGCCGAGCGTTTCTGGCCGATCATGCAGCGCTTCCACGCCCCCAGCAAAGGCGTGATGGTCGCCACCCCCAGCCTGGCGCGCGAGCTGGCCGGGCGCGGCATCGGCCCCACCCGCCCGTGGAGCCGCGGCATCGATCCCGAGCTGTTCTCACCCGTGGGCGACACGCTGCCCGAACTGGCCGATCTGCCGCGGCCGATCCTGCTCAATGTTGGCCGGGTGGCGCCCGAGAAGAACCTTGAGGCCTTCCTCAACCTCGACACGCCCGGCACCAAGGTCGTGGCGGGCGACGGTCCCGCGCTGGGCGAGATGCAGCGGCTCTATCCCGATGTGGTGTTCCTCGGCGCTCTGGCGGGGGAACGGCTGGCACAGGCTTATCGCGCCGCTGATGTCTTCGTCTTCCCCAGCCGCACCGACACCTTCGGGCTGGTCATCATCGAGGCGTTGGCCTGCGGTCTGCCAGTGGCCTCCTATCCGGTGTCTGGCCCGCTCGACATTCTGGGCGAGCAGGGGCGCGGGGTGGAGCATGATTTCCCCGCCACTGTCGCCGCGCTGGACGAGGATCTGGGCGTGGCCGTGGGTCGCGCGCTGCGGCTCGACCGGCAGGCGGCAGGGGTGTTTGGCAGCCGTTTCACCTGGCCGCGCGCCACCGACCAGTTCCTCGCCGCCATCGAACAGGCCGCAAGCGATCATCGTGAGCAGAACCGGACCAGGCCTCGCACGCAGGCTGCTTCCGATCATGCCGGAGCCATCCCCGAAACGATCTGA
- a CDS encoding ATP-binding protein — MGRCRGGGYVTSFTDITGEANARAELRQALAQLESRVSARTAELSQANRQLARATADKTRFLAAASHDLLQPLHAARLFTAALARDVDDHAKLLVGRVDSAITAAEDLLRALLDISKLDAGGVTPSPEPLALQPFLAGLVDGFRPMAEGKRLTLRLAPLAREGLDVVSDGGLLRSLLQNFLANALRYTERGGVVVGVRRRRAEDGTGWLRIDVVDTGVGIPADKVDSIFGEFTRLGDVEAEGLGLGLSLSERIARLLDARIEVSSRPGRGSRFSLWLAAGDGTAVAPPPVPVEDDIVAPDLRQRRLRVLVVDDDARTVEASVALLLSMGHRPIGAANGAEALPHAAQVDAVLVDYRLDHGEDGLSVVKRLRAIQPDLPAMLITAESGAWISDLAASMGVEMHAKPIAPEMIERFLSQVGAAWSLPALAPAAGASASSSMGEV; from the coding sequence GTGGGCCGATGCCGGGGGGGCGGCTATGTCACCAGCTTCACCGACATCACCGGCGAGGCCAATGCCCGCGCCGAATTGCGTCAGGCGCTGGCGCAGCTCGAAAGCCGGGTGAGCGCGCGCACCGCCGAGCTGTCGCAGGCCAACCGCCAACTGGCGCGCGCCACGGCGGACAAGACGCGCTTTCTGGCCGCCGCGAGCCACGACCTGTTGCAGCCTTTGCATGCCGCGCGGCTGTTCACCGCTGCCTTGGCCCGCGATGTGGACGATCATGCCAAACTGCTGGTGGGGCGGGTCGATTCCGCGATCACGGCGGCAGAGGATCTGCTGCGCGCCCTGCTCGACATCAGCAAGCTGGATGCGGGCGGGGTGACGCCCAGCCCGGAACCTCTGGCGTTACAGCCTTTTCTGGCGGGTCTGGTCGATGGTTTCCGTCCCATGGCCGAGGGCAAGCGGCTGACCCTGCGCCTTGCCCCGCTGGCCCGCGAAGGGCTCGATGTGGTGAGCGATGGCGGGCTGCTGCGCTCGCTGCTCCAGAATTTCCTCGCCAATGCGCTGCGTTATACCGAGCGGGGCGGGGTGGTGGTCGGCGTGCGGCGGCGGCGGGCCGAGGACGGCACGGGCTGGCTGCGCATCGATGTGGTGGACACCGGCGTCGGCATCCCGGCCGACAAGGTGGATTCGATCTTCGGCGAGTTCACGCGGCTCGGCGATGTGGAGGCCGAGGGGCTGGGGCTGGGGCTTTCGCTCTCGGAACGCATTGCGCGCCTGCTCGATGCGCGGATCGAGGTGTCGTCACGGCCGGGGCGCGGCAGCCGGTTCAGCCTGTGGCTGGCGGCCGGCGATGGGACCGCCGTGGCGCCGCCGCCGGTGCCGGTTGAGGATGACATCGTCGCTCCCGATCTGCGTCAGCGGCGTTTGCGGGTGCTGGTGGTGGACGATGATGCGCGCACGGTGGAGGCCAGTGTGGCCCTGCTGCTCAGCATGGGGCATCGCCCGATCGGCGCGGCCAATGGCGCCGAGGCGCTGCCCCATGCCGCTCAGGTCGATGCGGTGCTGGTCGACTACCGGCTCGACCATGGCGAGGATGGGCTGAGCGTGGTCAAGCGTCTGCGTGCCATTCAGCCCGATCTGCCCGCCATGCTGATCACCGCCGAAAGCGGCGCGTGGATCAGCGATCTGGCCGCCAGCATGGGGGTGGAGATGCATGCCAAGCCCATCGCGCCCGAGATGATCGAGCGCTTTCTCTCGCAGGTGGGGGCGGCGTGGAGCTTGCCGGCACTGGCCCCTGCGGCAGGGGCATCGGCCTCTTCCTCAATGGGCGAGGTCTAG
- a CDS encoding response regulator transcription factor — MSMTILIADDHPLFRQALTLAASRVVPGARIVEAGTLAAAARAAQEAQDLKLIMLDLKMPGAVGYSGIALLHAERPEVPILVISSAEGQAAADEARAFGAMAFLSKHADLDQIESTITRILGGQLPPSATRSSDAAPAGDIENIRREVAGLTPTQLKVLLAVLDGQLNKQIAFQLGITESTVKAHMTAIMRKLDVRNRTQAALVARSLGLDLAH; from the coding sequence GTGAGTATGACGATCCTGATTGCCGACGACCATCCGCTGTTCCGCCAGGCGCTGACGCTTGCGGCCAGCCGCGTGGTGCCCGGCGCGCGCATCGTCGAGGCCGGGACGCTGGCCGCCGCCGCCCGCGCCGCGCAGGAAGCGCAGGATCTCAAACTCATCATGCTGGATCTGAAGATGCCCGGCGCGGTGGGCTATTCGGGGATAGCTCTGCTCCACGCGGAAAGGCCCGAGGTGCCGATTCTGGTGATCTCCAGCGCGGAAGGTCAGGCCGCCGCCGATGAGGCGCGCGCCTTCGGGGCCATGGCGTTCCTTTCCAAACATGCCGATCTCGACCAGATCGAAAGCACCATCACCCGCATTCTGGGCGGCCAGCTTCCCCCCAGCGCTACCCGTTCGAGCGACGCCGCCCCGGCAGGCGATATCGAGAACATCCGGCGCGAGGTGGCGGGCCTCACCCCCACCCAGCTCAAGGTGCTGCTGGCGGTGCTCGATGGCCAGCTCAACAAGCAGATCGCCTTCCAGCTCGGCATCACCGAAAGCACGGTGAAGGCGCATATGACCGCGATCATGCGCAAGCTGGATGTGCGCAACCGCACCCAGGCGGCGCTGGTGGCACGCTCGCTGGGGCTAGACCTCGCCCATTGA
- a CDS encoding aminotransferase class V-fold PLP-dependent enzyme, which yields MFDRRSMLANSLFAGAASALPAAALAEVPLPGADLYARNEEAYWAALRKQFLIPAGVVNLNNGTVGASPRPVLKAIYDSYELTEQMTQPEPEGYPIWGYGPWTEFREPFAQLMGARVDQMAVLRNATEANNVVADGFDMKPGDEVLISDEEHGSGEQPWMLKAKRYGIVVKKFNLPKPALTPADILNRINDAITPNTKIIFVSHISTNSGLILPAKEIAALARSKGIISAFDGAHAAGMLKVDLNDIGCDIYTGSMHKWLFATKGTGFLFVRDKSVMERLWPTTVTGGWDAPVRDVDRYSQIGSSNIPAMMGLLAAIKLANSIGIERIEKRHRFLADYLHGEMMKRGSKDLTSPDPTMRCAIATLDMGPVQMHELMDWMWANHRIRVRGGAPSRIRLSTPYYLEKADIDRFLDRFDAFRKMKGIA from the coding sequence ATGTTCGATCGCCGTTCGATGCTTGCCAACAGCCTGTTTGCCGGGGCCGCCTCTGCGCTGCCCGCCGCCGCGCTTGCCGAGGTGCCGCTGCCGGGGGCAGACCTCTATGCGCGCAATGAGGAGGCCTATTGGGCCGCGCTGCGCAAGCAGTTCCTGATTCCGGCGGGGGTGGTCAATCTCAACAATGGCACGGTGGGGGCCTCGCCGCGTCCGGTGTTGAAGGCGATCTACGATTCCTACGAACTGACCGAGCAGATGACCCAGCCCGAGCCCGAGGGCTACCCCATCTGGGGTTACGGCCCCTGGACCGAGTTCCGCGAGCCCTTCGCGCAACTGATGGGCGCGCGGGTCGACCAGATGGCGGTTTTGCGCAACGCCACCGAGGCCAACAATGTGGTGGCGGACGGCTTCGACATGAAGCCGGGCGACGAGGTGCTGATCTCCGACGAGGAGCATGGCAGCGGCGAGCAGCCCTGGATGTTGAAGGCCAAGCGTTACGGCATCGTGGTCAAGAAGTTCAACCTGCCCAAGCCCGCGCTGACGCCCGCGGATATCCTCAACCGGATTAATGACGCCATCACGCCCAACACGAAGATCATCTTCGTCAGCCATATCTCCACCAACAGCGGGCTGATCCTGCCCGCCAAGGAGATTGCCGCGCTGGCCCGTTCCAAGGGGATCATCTCGGCCTTCGATGGGGCGCATGCGGCGGGGATGCTCAAGGTCGATCTCAACGATATCGGCTGCGATATCTATACCGGTTCGATGCATAAATGGCTGTTCGCCACCAAGGGCACCGGCTTCCTCTTCGTGCGCGACAAGAGCGTGATGGAGCGGCTGTGGCCCACCACCGTGACGGGCGGCTGGGATGCGCCGGTGCGCGATGTGGACCGCTATTCGCAGATCGGCTCCTCGAACATTCCCGCGATGATGGGGCTGCTGGCCGCGATCAAGCTGGCCAACAGCATCGGCATCGAACGCATCGAGAAGCGCCACCGTTTCCTCGCCGATTATCTGCATGGCGAGATGATGAAGCGCGGATCGAAGGATCTCACCTCGCCCGATCCCACCATGCGCTGCGCCATCGCCACTCTGGATATGGGGCCGGTGCAGATGCATGAGCTGATGGACTGGATGTGGGCCAACCATCGCATCCGCGTGCGCGGCGGAGCGCCCAGCCGCATTCGCCTCTCCACGCCCTATTATCTGGAAAAGGCCGATATCGACCGCTTCCTCGACCGCTTCGATGCCTTCCGCAAGATGAAGGGCATCGCATAA
- a CDS encoding UDP-2,3-diacylglucosamine diphosphatase, protein MGGNAGRRLPEWLDLPEPKGFRPKTKYRTVWISDVHLGTRGCNAGLLVEFLRSVECETLYLVGDIIDGWRLRKGWYWPDAHNEVLRRILKMAHRGTRVVFICGNHDEMLRPYCGMTFGGVELLNEAIHVTADRRRLLVTHGDSFDAVVLYHKWLAFLGDQAYELMMKVNVAFNAIRRRLKLPYWSLSAYLKKRVKNAVSYICSFEEAVAHEAVARGLDGIVCGHIHSAEIRDIHGVTYYNDGDWVESCTALVEDFTGAMSIVDYGAEVRARELAGLSAETAEAQPA, encoded by the coding sequence ATGGGCGGAAACGCCGGTCGCCGTCTGCCCGAATGGCTGGACCTGCCCGAGCCCAAGGGGTTCCGCCCCAAGACCAAATATCGCACCGTCTGGATCAGCGACGTCCATCTGGGCACGCGCGGCTGCAACGCCGGGCTGCTGGTCGAGTTCCTGCGCTCGGTGGAGTGTGAGACGCTCTATCTGGTGGGCGACATCATCGATGGCTGGCGGCTGAGAAAGGGCTGGTACTGGCCCGATGCCCACAATGAAGTGCTGCGCCGCATCCTCAAGATGGCGCATCGCGGCACGCGCGTCGTCTTCATCTGCGGCAATCATGACGAGATGCTGCGCCCCTATTGCGGCATGACCTTCGGCGGTGTCGAACTGCTGAACGAGGCGATCCATGTCACCGCCGACCGTCGCCGCCTGCTGGTGACGCATGGCGACAGCTTCGATGCGGTGGTGCTCTACCACAAGTGGCTCGCCTTCCTGGGCGACCAGGCTTACGAGCTGATGATGAAGGTCAATGTCGCCTTCAACGCCATCCGTCGCCGGTTGAAACTGCCCTATTGGTCGCTCTCGGCTTACCTGAAAAAGCGCGTCAAGAACGCCGTCTCCTACATCTGCTCCTTCGAGGAAGCGGTGGCGCATGAGGCGGTGGCGCGCGGGCTGGACGGCATCGTCTGCGGCCATATCCATTCGGCCGAGATCCGCGATATCCACGGCGTCACCTATTACAACGATGGTGACTGGGTCGAAAGCTGCACTGCGCTGGTCGAGGACTTCACCGGCGCGATGAGCATCGTCGATTACGGCGCGGAAGTGCGCGCCCGCGAACTGGCCGGTCTGAGCGCCGAAACGGCAGAAGCCCAACCGGCCTGA
- a CDS encoding GNAT family N-acetyltransferase: MTDPAILAPAILTSADETPRILTTRCGLRLEVVPATEHDGPALAQFFAQVSEEDRRFRFLAACAQVSRDQLDLLLHPDHFRTESFLVFEPAYGDLVASALLACDGKLDTAEIAVSVREDYRAHGIGWALVDLLAQEAQRRGVRRVISIESRENRAAIELEREKGFTPYPFEGDPTLVILAKTYR; the protein is encoded by the coding sequence ATGACCGACCCCGCCATCCTCGCCCCTGCCATTCTTACCAGCGCTGACGAGACGCCTCGCATTCTCACCACGCGCTGCGGGTTGCGGCTGGAGGTGGTGCCCGCCACCGAGCATGACGGCCCGGCGCTGGCGCAATTCTTCGCGCAGGTCAGCGAGGAGGATCGCCGCTTCCGCTTTCTGGCCGCCTGCGCGCAGGTCAGCCGCGACCAGCTCGACCTGCTGCTGCATCCCGACCATTTCCGCACCGAGAGCTTTCTGGTCTTCGAGCCTGCCTATGGCGATCTGGTCGCCTCGGCACTGCTGGCCTGCGACGGCAAGCTGGACACCGCCGAGATTGCGGTCTCGGTGCGCGAGGATTACCGGGCGCATGGCATTGGCTGGGCGCTGGTCGATCTGCTGGCGCAGGAGGCGCAGCGGCGGGGCGTGCGCCGGGTGATCTCGATCGAGAGCCGTGAAAACCGCGCCGCCATCGAGCTGGAGCGCGAGAAGGGTTTCACCCCCTATCCCTTCGAGGGCGATCCGACGCTGGTGATCCTGGCGAAGACCTATCGCTGA
- a CDS encoding Ppx/GppA family phosphatase — protein sequence MHHEITAPRPVAQDPARGIIDIGSNTVRLVIFGGPPRAPAVLHNEKIQARLGKGVAETGRLSEKGMKLALTSLARYAAILRLHRVEDVQCVATAAVRDAPNGGEFLDRVRDLGLSPRLLSGEEEAVGSAHGVLSAFPGAHGIVGDLGGGSLELIDIADDRCTHGTSLPLGTLRLPALREEGGVKFTRKIAKMLRSAQWSTAHDQPLYLVGGSWRALARFAMEQMDWPIDDPHGFELTPEDALRLARTVNAPKLAARLTGAKPVPGKGTTTKALPRITVPGVSTARLASLPDAAALLAVLVRELKPQRLIFSSWGLREGLLANGFDAATRAADPMLAGVAAFVATYGPELPALAQEMVRWTARAVPDTVQEDAPRIERLRLGATMLALASLDTEPNLRTEQAVNWALRKRWVGLTARGRAMIALAVLANSGRTAVPPQLPRLAPISALRDAVAWGLATRLARRIGGGAVAALAGTSLRIDGNALVLAVRPDLAPLCSEMVDKDLRVLAECLGLVPRLDILPEGVELP from the coding sequence ATGCATCACGAGATCACAGCGCCCCGCCCGGTGGCGCAGGACCCTGCGCGCGGCATCATCGACATCGGTTCGAACACTGTTCGTCTGGTGATTTTCGGCGGGCCCCCGCGGGCTCCGGCGGTGCTTCACAACGAGAAGATTCAGGCAAGGCTGGGCAAGGGCGTCGCCGAAACCGGGCGCCTTTCCGAAAAGGGCATGAAGCTGGCGCTGACCAGCCTGGCCCGCTACGCGGCCATTCTGCGCCTCCACCGGGTCGAGGATGTGCAATGCGTCGCCACCGCCGCCGTGCGCGACGCGCCCAATGGCGGAGAGTTCCTCGACCGGGTGCGTGATCTGGGCCTTTCGCCCCGGCTGCTCTCGGGCGAGGAAGAGGCGGTGGGCAGCGCGCATGGCGTGCTTTCGGCCTTTCCCGGCGCGCATGGCATCGTGGGCGATCTGGGCGGTGGCAGCCTTGAACTGATCGACATCGCCGACGATCGCTGCACCCATGGCACAAGCCTGCCCCTGGGCACGCTGCGTCTGCCCGCGCTGCGCGAAGAGGGCGGGGTCAAGTTCACCCGCAAGATCGCCAAGATGCTGCGCTCGGCCCAGTGGTCGACCGCGCATGACCAGCCGCTCTATCTGGTGGGTGGATCGTGGCGCGCACTGGCCCGCTTCGCCATGGAGCAGATGGACTGGCCCATCGACGATCCCCATGGCTTCGAGCTGACGCCCGAGGATGCGCTGCGTCTGGCCCGCACCGTCAACGCCCCCAAGCTGGCCGCGCGGTTGACCGGCGCGAAGCCGGTGCCGGGCAAGGGGACCACGACCAAGGCTTTGCCCCGCATCACCGTGCCGGGCGTTTCGACCGCCCGTCTGGCCAGCCTGCCCGATGCGGCGGCGCTGCTGGCGGTGCTGGTGCGTGAGCTGAAGCCCCAACGCCTGATCTTCTCGAGCTGGGGCCTGCGCGAGGGCCTGCTGGCCAATGGCTTCGATGCGGCGACCCGCGCTGCCGACCCCATGCTGGCGGGTGTTGCCGCTTTTGTCGCCACCTATGGCCCGGAACTGCCTGCTCTGGCGCAGGAAATGGTGCGCTGGACGGCGCGCGCCGTGCCAGACACCGTGCAGGAGGACGCGCCGCGCATCGAGCGCCTGCGGCTGGGGGCCACCATGCTGGCGCTGGCCTCGCTCGACACCGAGCCCAATCTGCGCACCGAGCAGGCCGTCAACTGGGCGCTGCGCAAGCGCTGGGTCGGGCTGACGGCACGGGGCCGCGCGATGATCGCGCTGGCGGTGCTGGCCAACAGCGGACGCACCGCCGTGCCGCCGCAACTGCCGCGTCTGGCGCCGATTTCCGCGCTGCGCGATGCGGTGGCCTGGGGCCTGGCGACACGTCTGGCCCGGCGCATCGGCGGCGGCGCGGTGGCGGCGCTGGCGGGCACCTCGCTGCGGATCGACGGCAATGCGCTGGTGTTGGCGGTGCGGCCCGATCTGGCGCCGCTCTGTTCGGAAATGGTGGACAAGGATCTGCGCGTGCTGGCCGAATGCCTCGGTCTGGTCCCGCGTCTCGATATCCTGCCCGAAGGCGTCGAACTGCCCTGA
- a CDS encoding RNA polymerase sigma factor: MRRFARGLARDGVDGDDLCQATIERALKSSHLWQEGTRLDAWVYRIMRNIWIDETRARSRRAQTFAPEEEGENVGVAGDAAIEASAELGHVERAMGHLPPDQREAVMLVLVEGFAYKEAAEIIGCPMGTLTSRLVRGREALMKALGETGERP; encoded by the coding sequence ATGCGGCGCTTTGCCAGGGGGTTGGCCCGCGACGGCGTCGATGGCGACGATCTGTGCCAGGCGACGATCGAACGCGCGCTCAAATCCAGCCATCTCTGGCAGGAGGGGACGCGGCTGGATGCATGGGTGTACCGGATCATGCGCAACATCTGGATCGACGAGACACGGGCGCGCAGCCGCCGCGCCCAGACCTTCGCCCCCGAGGAAGAGGGCGAGAATGTCGGCGTGGCGGGCGATGCCGCCATCGAGGCGAGCGCCGAGCTGGGCCATGTCGAGCGCGCCATGGGCCATCTGCCGCCCGACCAGCGCGAGGCGGTGATGCTCGTGCTGGTCGAGGGCTTTGCCTATAAGGAGGCCGCCGAGATCATCGGTTGCCCGATGGGCACGCTGACCTCGCGGCTGGTGCGCGGGCGCGAGGCGCTGATGAAGGCGCTGGGCGAAACAGGAGAGAGGCCATGA